In Triticum aestivum cultivar Chinese Spring chromosome 5B, IWGSC CS RefSeq v2.1, whole genome shotgun sequence, the following proteins share a genomic window:
- the LOC123110249 gene encoding disease resistance protein PIK6-NP, which translates to MVSALAGVMTSVIGKLTVLLGEEYAKLKGVHREVEFMKDELSSMNALLQRLADVDRDIDVQTKEWRNQVREMSYDIEDCIDDFMKSLGQTDMSKAVGLVQSVLQQLNALRARHQISSQIQGLKARVENASKRRMRYKLDERTFETSTSRAIDPRLPSLYAEPDGLVGIDQPRDELIKCLMEGVGASVQRLKVISIVGFGGLGKTTLANEVYCKLEGQFQCRAFVSLSQQPDVNKILRNILSQVCPQEFPSTDIWDEGKLIDAIRDVLKNKRYLVVIDDIWSTQAWRIIKCSLCVNDLGSRIITTTRSIDIAKSCCSPHHDRVYEIMPLTTANSKSLFFKRIFGSGDICPPRLEEVSSEILKKCGGSPLAILTIAGLLANKGSTNEEWESVYNSIGSTLEKDPGVEEMRRILSFSYDDLPHHLKTCLLYLSVFPEDYEIEKDRLIRRWIAEGFINTDGGQDLEEVGECYFNDLINRSMLQPVKIQYDGRVDSCRVHDMILDLLTSKSTEENFATFFGDQKQKFMLQHKIRRLSLNYYSQEHIMVPSTAIISHCRSLSIVGYAEKMPSLSKFLFLRVLDIENGEEMESNCFEHVRKLFQLKYLRLNVRSISALPEQLGELQHLRTLDMGCTKIRKMPKSIVQLQHLTCLRVSNLELPKGIGNLQALQELSDIKVNRDSLASCLLELGNLTKLRILGLCWCLVDVHSNKEILMDNLVSSLCRLGRLNLRSLSIQSNYRYSRIDFLLDSWFPSPYLLQKFQMGMFYFFPRVPAWVASLNKLTYLDINIDPVEEGALEILGDLPALLFLWLTSRSAAPEQRLIVSSDMFISLKEFYFTCWSNGEGLIFESGAMPGLEKLRLPFDAGSGLDFGIQHLSSLRHLAVEIICIGATVRDVEALEEAIRNTADLLPYHPTLEIRTWDDEHIVKEEQGNAEEEIQASG; encoded by the exons ATGGTGAGCGCCTTGGCAGGGGTAATGACCTCTGTCATCGGCAAGCTCACCGTGCTGCTCGGGGAGGAGTATGCAAAGCTGAAGGGTGTGCATAGGGAGGTAGAGTTCATGAAAGATGAACTGAGCAGCATGAACGCCCTCCTTCAGAGACTGGCAGATGTGGACCGTGATATTGATGTGCAGACCAAGGAATGGAGGAACCAAGTCCGGGAGATGTCTTATGACATCGAGGATTGCATTGACGACTTTATGAAAAGCCTTGGCCAAACTGACATGTCTAAGGCTGTAGGTCTTGTCCAAAGTGTGCTCCAGCAGCTCAACGCACTGAGGGCACGCCATCAAATCTCCAGCCAAATCCAGGGACTTAAGGCGCGTGTTGAAAATGCAAGCAAGCGACGTATGAGGTATAAGCTTGATGAGCGCACCTTCGAGACTAGCACCTCAAGGGCCATTGACCCTCGTTTACCTTCACTCTATGCTGAACCGGATGGGCTTGTCGGTATTGACCAGCCAAGAGATGAGCTCATCAAGTGCCTAATGGAGGGTGTGGGTGCATCAGTGCAGCGGCTAAAGGTCATATCCATTGTGGGTTTTGGAGGTCTCGGTAAAACTACCCTTGCGAATGAGGTGTACTGTAAACTGGAAGGCCAGTTCCAGTGTCGAGCTTTTGTTTCATTGTCACAGCAACCAGATGTGAATAAGATCTTAAGAAATATACTCTCTCAAGTTTGCCCACAAGAGTTTCCTAGCACAGATATATGGGACGAGGGAAAGCTCATTGACGCAATCAGAGATGTTTTAAAGAACAAGAG GTACTTAGTCGTCATTGATGATATATGGAGTACTCAAGCTTGGAGGATTATCAAATGTTCCTTGTGTGTGAATGATCTGGGAAGCAGAATAATCACGACAACACGTAGTATTGATATAGCCAAGTCATGTTGCTCTCCTCACCATGATCGTGTCTATGAAATAATGCCTCTTACAACAGCTAACTCTAAGAGTTTATTTTTCAAACGAATATTTGGCTCGGGAGATATATGTCCTCCTCGACTGGAGGAGGTCTCGTCGGAAATATTGAAAAAATGTGGTGGTTCTCCATTAGCGATTCTTACAATAGCAGGCTTATTGGCTAATAAAGGTAGTACAAATGAAGAATGGGAGTCGGTGTATAATTCAATCGGTTCGACATTGGAGAAGGATCCTGGTGTAGAAGAGATGAGAAGGATATTATCTTTTAGCTATGATGATCTTCCCCACCATTTGAAGACATGTTTGCTGTATCTAAGTGTATTTCCGGAGGATTATGAGATTGAGAAGGATCGATTGATAAGGAGGTGGATCGCTGAAGGATTCATTAATACTGATGGTGGGCAAGATTTGGAGGAGGTAGGAGAGTGCTATTTTAATGATCTTATTAATAGGAGCATGCTTCAGCCAGTGAAAATCCAATATGACGGTCGAGTCGATTCATGCCGAGTCCATGATATGATTCTTGATCTCCTTACATCTAAGTCAACTGAAGAAAACTTTGCCACCTTCTTTGGTGACCAAAAACAGAAATTCATGCTTCAGCATAAGATCCGCAGGCTATCCCTCAATTATTATTCCCAAGAGCACATCATGGTTCCATCAACAGCAATCATTTCTCATTGTCGATCACTCAGTATTGTTGGGTATGCTGAAAAGATGCCTTCACTTTCGAAGTTTCTATTTCTGCGAGTACTTGATATTGAAAATGGCGAGGAGATGGAGAGCAATTGCTTTGAACATGTGAGGAAGCTGTTTCAGTTGAAGTATTTACGACTCAATGTTAGAAGCATTTCTGCACTCCCTGAACAATTAGGAGAACTACAGCATTTGAGGACTCTGGATATGGGGTGTACGAAGATAAGGAAAATGCCCAAAAGCATTGTTCAGCTGCAACATTTAACATGTTTGCGTGTCAGTAATCTGGAATTACCCAAAGGAATTGGGAATCTGCAAGCCCTGCAGGAGCTATCAGACATCAAAGTCAACCGGGACAGCCTGGCATCTTGTTTGTTGGAGCTGGGCAATCTGACTAAACTGAGGATTCTTGGGCTATGCTGGTGCCTTGTTGATGTGCACAGCAATAAAGAAATTTTAATGGATAACTTGGTCTCATCGCTCTGCAGGCTGGGAAGACTCAACCTTCGATCCCTGAGTATTCAAAGCAACTACAGATATTCGCGCATAGATTTCTTGTTGGATTCTTGGTTCCCTTCCCCTTATCTCCTCCAGAAGTTTCAGATGGGCATGTTCTATTTCTTCCCCAGAGTGCCAGCTTGGGTTGCATCACTTAACAAGCTCACCTACCTGGATATCAATATTGATCCAGTAGAAGAGGGTGCACTGGAGATCCTTGGAGATTTGCCTGCTTTGCTGTTTCTATGGTTGACATCAAGATCAGCTGCTCCTGAGCAAAGGCTCATCGTAAGTAGCGACATGTTCATAAGCCTAAAGGAGTTCTACTTCACCTGTTGGAGCAATGGGGAAGGCCTGATCTTCGAATCTGGGGCCATGCCAGGGCTTGAGAAGCTGCGGCTTCCATTTGATGCAGGCAGTGGTCTTGATTTTGGCATCCAGCACCTCTCTTCCCTCAGGCATCTTGCTGTTGAGATCATTTGCATCGGCGCGACGGTTCGGGATGTGGAGGCGTTGGAGGAGGCCATCAGGAACACGGCGGATCTCCTTCCGTACCACCCCACACTGGAAATACGAACGTGGGATGACGAACATATTGTGAAGGAGGAGCAAGGCAATGCCGAAGAGGAGATCCAGGCAAGCGGCTGA